The Solibacillus sp. FSL W7-1436 genome window below encodes:
- a CDS encoding potassium transporter Kef, which translates to MDKIVWISALTYVVLIALLIVIFYVSKGLSRMIMSLIGITALALLTWVLIDNKIMDYQDANIGLGLVFYLVWIISIFLFLFALIQSFRLKRKR; encoded by the coding sequence ATGGATAAAATTGTATGGATATCGGCACTGACTTATGTTGTATTAATTGCATTATTAATTGTCATCTTTTATGTTAGTAAAGGACTATCCAGAATGATCATGAGCCTCATCGGTATTACAGCGCTCGCTTTATTGACATGGGTATTGATCGATAATAAAATAATGGATTATCAGGACGCGAATATCGGATTAGGATTAGTATTCTATTTAGTGTGGATTATTAGTATTTTCCTATTTTTATTTGCGCTTATTCAATCGTTTCGTTTGAAAAGAAAGCGTTAG
- a CDS encoding DegV family protein, whose product MRKIILSTDSGADLPKELVEKYQIQVAPMHIIMGGKDYLDGELSVEEVFDYYSRTKKIPSTAATNVQEYHNLFSKIRTDFPDSIIIHIGCTSKASVTFQSAVIAAKEFDDLYLIDSLNITGGLAAIVMYAAVLLENEPSIDHIRLIKEIESFVPKTRLAILPGSLDFLKAGGRVSNLVYIGGALLKIKPCIELKEGKLVSTRNYRGKMSIVAEKFMRDYLNEFNIDRKLLFLIYSIGLDESIKTRMVEIARGKGFENVKWMQAGAGISTHAGPGGVGIAGLEC is encoded by the coding sequence ATGAGAAAGATTATTTTATCAACTGACAGTGGGGCTGATTTACCGAAAGAACTGGTTGAGAAATATCAAATTCAAGTAGCTCCAATGCATATCATTATGGGTGGGAAAGATTATTTGGACGGGGAACTCTCTGTAGAAGAAGTTTTTGATTATTACAGTCGGACTAAGAAAATCCCATCTACTGCAGCTACTAATGTACAGGAGTATCATAATTTATTTTCTAAAATCAGAACTGATTTTCCGGATAGTATTATTATTCACATTGGTTGTACATCAAAAGCATCCGTTACTTTTCAAAGCGCGGTCATTGCAGCAAAAGAATTTGATGATCTTTATCTGATAGATTCTTTAAATATAACGGGGGGATTAGCTGCAATCGTCATGTATGCAGCCGTACTGCTTGAAAATGAACCTTCCATCGACCATATCCGTTTAATAAAGGAAATAGAATCCTTTGTTCCGAAAACAAGGCTTGCAATTCTTCCCGGCAGTCTCGATTTTTTGAAAGCTGGAGGAAGAGTAAGCAACCTTGTGTATATTGGCGGAGCATTGTTGAAAATAAAACCTTGCATTGAATTAAAAGAAGGAAAACTTGTTTCAACAAGAAACTATCGCGGGAAAATGAGTATTGTAGCAGAAAAGTTTATGCGTGATTATTTAAATGAATTTAATATTGATAGAAAACTGCTATTTTTAATTTATTCGATCGGACTTGATGAAAGTATTAAAACACGGATGGTTGAAATTGCCAGGGGAAAAGGATTCGAAAATGTGAAATGGATGCAGGCGGGAGCTGGAATATCGACGCATGCTGGTCCGGGAGGCGTTGGTATTGCCGGACTGGAATGTTAG
- a CDS encoding NAD(P)/FAD-dependent oxidoreductase: MDVLDCIVIGGGPAGLSASLVLGRARRKIVLIDDKTNRNRVTEEARGFITRDRTNPQEFREIGLKELENYPSVSYANATVTEITKDNEKYIVKASNDKEYMTEKIILATGIQEVFFIPSIRNYYGKSLFSCPYCDGWEQRDKPLVVIAEKEEHVLHLTKLIYNWSEDLVVLTNGLELSKEASAQLEKRNIEIIEDRIKTLIGNDGFLEKVEFESGETLQRSFGFVAPTYYRPNKLVEMLGCEVHENGKVITDGVGRTSEKNVYIAGETETARPSSLMISAARGNKAAVSVNVDLTEERF, translated from the coding sequence ATGGATGTACTCGATTGCATTGTAATCGGCGGAGGCCCTGCTGGATTAAGTGCCAGTTTAGTTTTAGGGAGGGCTAGAAGAAAGATTGTATTAATCGATGATAAAACGAATCGAAATCGCGTGACGGAAGAGGCGCGCGGATTTATTACACGGGATCGGACCAACCCTCAGGAGTTCAGAGAAATAGGATTGAAAGAATTGGAGAACTATCCATCAGTATCCTATGCCAACGCAACAGTTACGGAGATAACCAAGGATAATGAAAAGTATATTGTCAAGGCTTCTAATGACAAGGAGTATATGACGGAAAAGATAATATTGGCTACAGGTATTCAGGAGGTTTTTTTCATACCGAGCATAAGAAACTATTACGGAAAAAGTTTATTCAGCTGTCCATACTGCGATGGTTGGGAGCAGCGGGATAAGCCCTTAGTGGTTATCGCGGAAAAAGAAGAGCATGTGTTGCATTTGACTAAATTAATATATAACTGGTCAGAGGATTTAGTTGTTCTGACAAATGGCCTTGAACTTTCGAAAGAGGCGTCGGCGCAGCTGGAAAAACGAAATATCGAAATAATTGAGGATCGGATAAAAACCTTAATAGGTAATGACGGGTTTTTAGAAAAAGTAGAATTTGAATCAGGAGAAACACTTCAACGATCTTTTGGTTTTGTAGCGCCAACATATTACCGTCCGAATAAGCTTGTGGAAATGTTAGGTTGTGAAGTACATGAAAATGGAAAAGTCATAACGGATGGTGTCGGCAGAACATCTGAAAAAAATGTCTATATAGCAGGAGAAACCGAAACAGCCCGACCTTCATCGTTAATGATATCGGCTGCCAGAGGGAATAAAGCGGCAGTTTCAGTAAATGTGGACCTTACCGAGGAACGTTTTTAA
- a CDS encoding methyl-accepting chemotaxis protein yields the protein MKILKNLKIKNKWMVLISLAVIAAVVITVLFSQWTVRNILTEENEQTSSNNAKNAVDQVSLGLETYETNLLQFGQVIETILQKDQVDYLHIDEITSTLKDNNENYLSVYFMDFKSGKLHATPGIDYEWDVRDSQTFAKLNANPNIQWMDVYLDTGINKLMTSVIAPVFKDDELVGAVGYDIDFSTIGEIREGIEAKSSSKLMIVDPNGLIVSSFIGDGDGKNIIADNSGKIAGVTDLLDTSELEKKFNWLADAKGSNSQIKQFEWNDVNYTGEIQVIEKNNWQIVSLVDEDSYAQQLERLTVAGWISIAIGLIIGCLFAYFMARKLVDILNSFKDVFEKTASGDFISRFETKSNDEIADLANEYNYMLDEVRNLINQVNENSMEIKHSSNSLSIIAKENEQALNNVSNSIEEIAMNTSTQAEKMHDGSTAIHVLADGIESIELKTQQMVNEADEALAEVHTSIDKVQQLETSYANLERAFNEVTAVTGQLDGKTKSISKVTDVIAQITEQTNLLALNASIEAARAGEHGKGFAVVADEVRSLAESSKAATTNIQQIILSILEDTQQLVQVMKHTNEISEDQKLAVNTVDNAIKQLSDTLENMKVSISNTMENVSTMQQQKNVVVSSIAVVNEMTTEVTAETQEIASSIEEQTSATSEVTMHATHLNKQVEKLTESVSKFKL from the coding sequence ATGAAGATACTTAAAAATTTAAAGATAAAAAATAAGTGGATGGTGTTAATTTCACTCGCGGTCATTGCAGCGGTCGTAATCACGGTATTATTTAGCCAGTGGACTGTCCGAAATATTTTAACAGAAGAAAACGAACAGACTTCTTCCAACAATGCCAAAAATGCTGTTGATCAGGTGTCCTTAGGTTTGGAAACGTACGAAACAAATCTTCTGCAATTCGGTCAGGTTATCGAAACGATTTTACAAAAAGACCAAGTGGATTATTTACATATCGATGAAATTACAAGCACTTTAAAAGACAACAATGAAAACTACTTATCCGTCTACTTCATGGATTTTAAATCCGGCAAACTCCATGCCACGCCTGGAATCGATTATGAGTGGGATGTACGTGATTCTCAAACATTTGCAAAATTGAATGCAAACCCTAACATACAATGGATGGATGTCTATTTGGATACTGGTATAAACAAGCTGATGACCTCTGTTATTGCCCCGGTATTTAAAGATGACGAACTTGTCGGTGCGGTCGGCTATGATATTGATTTCTCTACAATTGGTGAGATTCGCGAAGGTATCGAAGCAAAATCGTCTTCAAAATTAATGATTGTCGATCCTAATGGATTGATTGTATCTTCATTTATCGGAGATGGAGACGGAAAGAATATCATTGCCGATAATTCCGGCAAGATTGCTGGCGTTACCGATCTATTGGATACTTCCGAATTAGAGAAAAAATTTAACTGGCTGGCAGATGCTAAAGGTAGCAACAGCCAAATTAAACAGTTTGAATGGAATGACGTGAATTACACCGGTGAAATTCAAGTAATCGAGAAAAATAACTGGCAAATTGTTTCTTTGGTAGATGAGGATAGTTATGCTCAACAGTTAGAAAGACTAACGGTTGCAGGCTGGATTTCAATAGCAATCGGCCTAATAATAGGTTGTTTATTCGCCTATTTCATGGCACGAAAATTAGTGGATATTTTAAATAGCTTTAAAGATGTATTTGAAAAAACAGCAAGCGGTGACTTTATTTCACGTTTCGAAACAAAGTCAAATGATGAAATTGCAGACTTGGCAAATGAATACAATTATATGCTCGATGAAGTTCGCAATTTAATTAACCAAGTAAATGAAAACTCAATGGAGATCAAGCATTCTTCCAACAGTTTATCTATTATCGCCAAGGAAAACGAGCAAGCGTTAAACAATGTCTCAAACAGCATCGAAGAAATTGCTATGAATACGAGCACACAGGCAGAAAAAATGCATGATGGTTCTACAGCTATTCATGTATTGGCCGATGGTATAGAATCTATCGAACTGAAAACTCAGCAAATGGTAAATGAGGCTGACGAAGCATTGGCAGAAGTGCACACAAGTATCGATAAAGTTCAGCAATTGGAAACATCCTATGCGAATTTAGAACGGGCATTCAATGAAGTTACAGCCGTAACCGGACAGCTGGACGGGAAAACGAAATCGATTTCGAAAGTAACAGATGTAATTGCCCAAATTACTGAACAAACAAATTTACTTGCACTTAATGCTTCCATTGAAGCTGCTCGAGCAGGTGAACACGGGAAAGGGTTTGCGGTTGTAGCAGATGAAGTAAGGAGCTTGGCAGAAAGTTCAAAAGCGGCAACAACTAATATTCAGCAGATTATTCTAAGTATTTTAGAAGATACTCAGCAACTCGTCCAAGTGATGAAGCACACAAATGAGATTAGCGAAGATCAGAAGTTGGCGGTTAATACTGTAGATAATGCAATTAAACAGCTTTCCGATACATTGGAAAATATGAAAGTGTCGATTTCGAACACAATGGAAAATGTATCAACAATGCAGCAGCAAAAAAATGTCGTTGTATCTTCAATAGCAGTTGTTAATGAAATGACAACAGAGGTTACAGCAGAGACGCAGGAAATTGCGAGTTCGATCGAAGAGCAGACATCCGCTACTTCTGAAGTAACGATGCATGCTACTCACTTAAATAAACAAGTTGAAAAATTAACTGAGTCTGTTTCGAAATTTAAACTATAA
- a CDS encoding SRPBCC domain-containing protein: protein MKDYGTLHELNGRHILKFERFFPVSQEEVFSILTSPEHFMQWYPFATGEMDIKIDGQIVFDDGEGTTYTATITELKKPYLFSFREVDDLINISLEEENSGCKMNFTHTFDDASWAVNTAAGWHRCLDVFSQIIKGEATNWQDNSAELREIYSKAFS, encoded by the coding sequence ATGAAAGATTACGGAACACTACATGAATTGAACGGCCGCCATATTTTAAAATTTGAACGATTTTTTCCCGTAAGTCAGGAAGAGGTTTTCTCTATTTTGACAAGTCCCGAACACTTTATGCAGTGGTATCCTTTCGCAACAGGGGAAATGGATATCAAAATTGATGGCCAGATTGTTTTTGATGATGGTGAAGGGACAACGTACACAGCAACAATCACAGAATTAAAAAAGCCATATTTGTTTAGTTTCCGTGAAGTTGATGATTTGATAAATATTTCATTGGAAGAAGAGAACAGCGGATGCAAAATGAATTTTACCCATACTTTTGATGATGCTTCATGGGCGGTGAATACAGCGGCAGGATGGCATCGCTGTCTTGATGTATTTAGCCAAATCATTAAAGGGGAAGCGACAAATTGGCAAGATAACTCAGCCGAATTGCGTGAAATTTACAGCAAAGCTTTTAGTTGA
- a CDS encoding CsxC family protein — MNDGYSKQAKNCKPGEDTGVKSNQQIPVTDSDVTLVPSPLTTPTFKIPVVLAERTLQIVVESDISLYPPATEIKRVKKHVFLDQVKLVPVAFAPITDATTGLPTGYFTVTRAKLFVGGHIRKNIEYASADYNAPLQDRIANVRFTGFAELTADDFFNLPIFGFSANSEANFLNEKTEMDARLDKYFFQNLVRYNEQPYGELVAANFYELDFSPNGTYHDGSFHMLREKIVLDLTLKVLQIQQVNVGAGGALTSVVPNNLGITPEG, encoded by the coding sequence ATGAACGATGGCTATTCAAAGCAAGCAAAAAATTGTAAACCGGGGGAGGACACAGGGGTCAAATCAAATCAGCAGATTCCGGTAACGGATTCTGATGTTACTTTAGTTCCGTCTCCACTTACTACTCCTACATTTAAGATTCCGGTAGTACTTGCAGAAAGAACGCTGCAAATCGTAGTAGAATCAGATATTTCCCTATATCCGCCAGCTACTGAGATTAAGCGGGTTAAAAAACATGTATTTTTAGATCAAGTAAAATTAGTTCCGGTAGCATTTGCACCAATTACTGACGCTACTACTGGTCTTCCTACAGGCTATTTCACAGTAACAAGAGCGAAATTATTTGTAGGAGGACATATCCGCAAAAATATTGAATATGCTTCTGCAGATTACAATGCACCACTTCAAGATCGTATCGCAAATGTTCGATTCACAGGTTTTGCAGAATTAACAGCAGATGATTTCTTCAATCTACCAATTTTCGGCTTCTCAGCAAATAGCGAAGCTAACTTCCTAAATGAAAAGACTGAAATGGATGCTCGTTTGGACAAATACTTCTTCCAAAATCTTGTAAGATATAATGAGCAGCCATACGGTGAGTTAGTTGCTGCTAACTTCTATGAACTTGATTTTTCACCAAACGGCACATACCATGACGGATCTTTCCACATGTTACGTGAAAAAATCGTGCTTGACCTTACTTTAAAAGTATTACAAATTCAACAAGTCAATGTAGGTGCTGGCGGTGCGTTAACATCAGTTGTACCTAACAACCTTGGTATTACTCCTGAAGGATAA
- a CDS encoding CsxC family protein has protein sequence MYEDKKNDVCKFPSNFNECDNTPHKPHVSIGKIYTKVPVVLAELTVQVNLDACIKFPKPVLEIKDVKKQIKLVQCRLLLPTNKLFIKGFVRKNIQYASPITEPECDIKTISSSINSLTVDVPFSCVTEIKHYLRKPVQPAINKRSEFDFLISESLPSGFPEKDEFLSNDLSQFHQNSTQYYNELPFCELISSHIIEWDEAIDRSHLSKDAPIGEGVFTQIEEKMVVDITLKVLQNQQIRVSSTTNDDCDDFC, from the coding sequence ATGTACGAAGATAAAAAAAACGATGTATGTAAATTCCCGTCAAATTTTAATGAATGTGACAATACACCTCATAAACCTCATGTAAGTATTGGAAAAATATATACAAAAGTTCCGGTAGTTTTAGCTGAATTGACAGTACAAGTAAATTTAGATGCCTGTATTAAATTTCCTAAGCCAGTCTTGGAAATTAAAGATGTTAAGAAACAGATTAAGTTAGTTCAATGCAGATTGCTTCTGCCAACGAATAAATTATTCATAAAGGGTTTCGTGCGAAAAAACATTCAATATGCGAGTCCTATAACAGAACCGGAATGTGATATTAAAACGATCTCTTCCAGTATAAATTCCTTAACAGTAGATGTTCCTTTCAGCTGCGTAACGGAAATTAAACATTACTTGAGAAAACCTGTCCAGCCTGCCATTAACAAGCGAAGTGAGTTTGACTTCTTGATCTCGGAGTCATTACCGAGCGGATTTCCGGAAAAGGATGAATTTCTATCGAATGACCTTTCTCAATTCCATCAAAATTCCACTCAGTATTACAATGAATTACCATTTTGCGAGCTGATTTCAAGTCATATTATCGAATGGGATGAGGCGATTGATCGATCTCATCTGTCAAAAGATGCTCCAATTGGTGAAGGGGTTTTTACTCAAATCGAAGAAAAAATGGTTGTTGATATTACGTTAAAAGTACTTCAAAATCAGCAAATTCGTGTATCATCAACGACAAATGATGATTGTGACGACTTTTGTTAA
- a CDS encoding ParM/StbA family protein — protein MEGKNLLAVDCGNSWYKALSSDDGYYQDYQIPNAISLYDEEFHEKPYDEGDIKFEENLIVELKSHAILDKREIFYIGKAATKKRDVSLTGFNNQKADEDRTYILLFGLAAFHAICKNPEDTEIHYHIDQLAVSLPTTQYKEMKDKFRQRLSGTHTVIFHKVPGVAEPKEITVKLYVEDVIIGAEGACAYLGLTRDQETLGIKDDELVKDSQKGIIIGDLGGDSVDFVGIKNNKPVASVEGETFGINQFLDNIIQKVSKNELYKFDSRAELEEKLAAGQSEWYVEPFAGVKKDISKYIIPQLKSLAIKYLEYFDRVRSSSNEIKGATRYIAVGGAAKLAQKQIQEVAVRWADRGRPIQLTFPEHMEKLNVHGLMILAKMKQLKTEQENENLISSRN, from the coding sequence ATGGAAGGGAAAAACCTTCTTGCGGTAGATTGCGGGAATAGCTGGTATAAAGCTTTATCATCTGATGATGGCTATTATCAGGATTATCAAATTCCAAATGCAATCTCTTTATATGATGAGGAGTTCCATGAAAAGCCTTATGATGAGGGAGATATCAAATTTGAAGAAAATCTGATTGTTGAACTCAAAAGTCACGCTATATTAGATAAAAGAGAAATATTCTATATCGGGAAGGCAGCCACAAAAAAACGTGATGTAAGTTTAACCGGATTCAATAATCAAAAGGCTGACGAAGATCGCACTTATATTCTTTTATTTGGTTTAGCGGCTTTTCATGCCATTTGCAAAAATCCTGAAGACACCGAAATTCATTATCATATTGATCAATTAGCGGTATCACTGCCAACTACTCAATATAAAGAAATGAAAGATAAGTTCAGACAACGGTTGTCAGGCACACATACCGTGATTTTTCATAAGGTACCTGGTGTTGCAGAACCGAAAGAAATAACAGTTAAATTATATGTAGAAGATGTCATTATCGGAGCGGAAGGTGCTTGTGCCTACCTTGGATTAACAAGAGATCAGGAGACACTGGGAATCAAAGATGATGAGCTGGTAAAGGATTCGCAGAAAGGGATTATTATCGGTGATTTAGGAGGAGATTCCGTTGATTTTGTCGGAATCAAAAATAATAAACCAGTTGCTTCAGTAGAAGGCGAAACATTTGGCATCAATCAATTCCTCGACAATATTATTCAAAAGGTTAGTAAAAATGAATTATATAAATTTGATTCTCGTGCGGAATTGGAAGAAAAACTTGCTGCCGGACAATCAGAATGGTATGTGGAGCCTTTTGCAGGTGTCAAAAAAGATATAAGTAAATACATTATTCCACAATTAAAGTCACTGGCCATCAAGTACTTGGAATATTTTGACCGAGTGAGAAGCAGTTCTAATGAAATTAAGGGAGCAACACGATACATCGCAGTTGGAGGAGCTGCCAAACTAGCACAGAAGCAAATACAGGAGGTAGCGGTTCGATGGGCTGATAGAGGACGGCCAATTCAATTGACATTCCCCGAACATATGGAGAAGTTAAATGTACACGGCCTGATGATTCTTGCGAAAATGAAACAACTCAAAACAGAACAAGAAAATGAAAATCTCATCTCCTCGAGAAATTAA
- a CDS encoding dehydrogenase, with protein MSKLYTDYSNQTALTVPSHFIDVKSGESVGVSAEIFKQIEYHAENQTLNHLLLSALTEYFHPVKKRQLNDDILIELSEIKQMLQGHQINSTYVSIPKKKVQLKSTDVDLKEVDDILDVFGG; from the coding sequence ATGTCTAAATTATATACAGATTACTCGAATCAGACAGCATTAACAGTCCCGTCACATTTTATCGATGTTAAAAGTGGGGAGTCAGTGGGAGTTTCAGCAGAAATCTTTAAACAAATTGAATACCATGCCGAAAACCAGACACTCAACCATTTGCTGTTATCAGCACTTACCGAATATTTCCATCCAGTGAAAAAAAGGCAGCTAAATGACGATATTTTAATAGAATTAAGCGAAATCAAACAGATGTTGCAGGGACATCAAATAAACAGCACATATGTAAGCATTCCCAAGAAAAAAGTCCAGCTGAAATCAACTGATGTAGACCTAAAAGAAGTCGATGATATTCTGGATGTTTTCGGAGGATAA
- a CDS encoding CotY/CotZ family spore coat protein — MYNHDKESSSSQEYISDYKEEGHYKRKCNCHKGKDGGACVEEILEAILKAQRKVEKEHDKKCSPCDESFEERLEEKEPKKFSKNTIPFILYCGCEPFKGEGVTVCPAGFKDKKFICITSYIFKIKDLKGDCAELELLTFKPKRDKCDKFRSPCEQINHQYVGDLMKTGICITVDLSCFCGVSTLPAVRL, encoded by the coding sequence ATGTATAACCATGATAAAGAGAGTAGTTCTAGTCAGGAATATATTTCAGATTACAAAGAAGAAGGACACTACAAACGTAAATGTAATTGCCATAAGGGGAAAGATGGGGGAGCTTGTGTAGAGGAAATTCTTGAAGCGATTTTAAAAGCACAGAGAAAAGTGGAAAAAGAACATGACAAGAAATGTTCTCCATGCGATGAATCGTTTGAAGAACGTTTGGAAGAGAAAGAGCCTAAGAAATTCAGTAAAAATACGATCCCGTTTATTCTGTATTGTGGGTGTGAACCATTTAAAGGTGAAGGCGTCACTGTTTGTCCGGCGGGATTCAAAGATAAAAAATTTATCTGCATTACCAGCTATATTTTTAAAATAAAAGATTTAAAAGGGGATTGTGCTGAATTAGAACTTTTAACATTTAAACCAAAAAGGGATAAATGCGATAAGTTCAGAAGCCCTTGTGAACAAATCAACCATCAATATGTTGGTGATTTAATGAAAACGGGAATTTGCATAACAGTTGATTTATCCTGTTTCTGTGGTGTTTCTACTTTGCCGGCAGTACGGCTATAG
- a CDS encoding nitroreductase family protein, with protein sequence MLQQKTALEKLMEERKSVRKYVPGVTIPRETIQHILQQATSAPSSSNLQPWRFLVIDDAEQKKELRIAGFNQEQIETSSAIIAVIGDIEMYKNAKQINDLNVELGYMPREIADMMISNSEAAYSSFSDAERSNIAHLDSGLISMQIVLLAKDMGYDTVIMGGFDKAAFAKKYELPANEQPMILIAIGKAAMPARNSSRLPLDQIIRFTS encoded by the coding sequence ATGTTACAACAAAAAACAGCTTTAGAAAAATTAATGGAAGAACGTAAATCAGTTCGTAAATATGTACCTGGTGTTACGATTCCCCGCGAGACAATTCAACATATTCTACAGCAGGCAACATCAGCTCCTTCATCAAGTAACCTACAGCCTTGGCGCTTTCTTGTTATTGACGATGCAGAGCAGAAGAAAGAGTTGCGCATTGCCGGATTTAATCAGGAGCAAATCGAAACTTCATCTGCAATTATTGCCGTAATCGGTGATATTGAAATGTATAAAAACGCTAAGCAAATTAACGATTTAAATGTTGAACTGGGCTATATGCCACGTGAGATTGCCGATATGATGATTTCCAATTCCGAAGCGGCGTACAGCAGTTTTTCTGATGCAGAACGCAGTAATATCGCCCATTTAGATTCAGGTCTAATTTCTATGCAAATAGTCCTTTTAGCGAAGGATATGGGCTATGATACAGTAATCATGGGCGGCTTTGATAAAGCTGCATTTGCTAAAAAATATGAGCTGCCTGCAAATGAGCAGCCGATGATTTTAATCGCTATCGGAAAAGCTGCAATGCCGGCACGTAATTCATCGCGCCTGCCACTCGATCAAATTATTCGTTTCACTAGCTAA
- a CDS encoding MarR family winged helix-turn-helix transcriptional regulator: protein MDVCLDDKKQMIIMLKRLDRHVTQIFEKRTEISLTRYEILVSLIKRGSVTQKVLQQSLAIDQAAITRHLKLLEEQQYVERKRNEKNNREVLVTISDKGRALLEGCTMFKDQFLNDLYEDFSDSELQQLKQFLTRLNHNVENL, encoded by the coding sequence ATGGACGTTTGTCTGGATGATAAAAAACAGATGATTATAATGTTAAAAAGATTAGACCGTCATGTAACGCAAATTTTTGAAAAAAGAACTGAAATCAGTTTGACGAGATACGAAATTCTAGTTTCTTTAATCAAAAGAGGAAGCGTTACACAAAAGGTGCTGCAACAATCATTAGCTATTGACCAGGCGGCAATTACACGCCATTTAAAGCTGCTTGAAGAACAGCAATATGTCGAACGCAAGCGCAACGAAAAGAACAACCGTGAAGTACTTGTAACGATTTCCGATAAAGGACGGGCATTACTTGAAGGTTGCACAATGTTTAAAGACCAGTTTTTGAATGATCTTTATGAAGATTTTTCAGATAGTGAATTACAGCAGCTTAAGCAATTTCTTACGCGCCTGAATCATAATGTAGAGAATCTTTAA
- a CDS encoding ferredoxin--NADP reductase produces the protein MQIYWTKINKIIEETPEVKTFLLDLPEGFTWEEGAHTHLALEGFNAGDQPNKSLVRHMSISTLPNEQTVGITTRIRELCSEFKSILRNLEVGDKVALFKIHSNVPLKREDKNIYLLSSGVGLATFRPLILTYSERPDNIISIHSLTIDSTKDYLFTDVFESAPDKNFTSQYVDNRKDYYEEVKKLAADQDGLFYVVGSDEFILQNIDVLQEQGIQPGQIVLDKRERQLANFFPVAETTI, from the coding sequence ATGCAAATATACTGGACGAAAATAAACAAAATCATTGAAGAAACACCGGAAGTTAAAACATTTTTACTGGATCTTCCTGAAGGCTTTACATGGGAAGAAGGTGCACATACCCACCTTGCATTAGAAGGGTTCAATGCCGGCGATCAGCCTAATAAAAGCCTCGTTCGCCATATGTCCATCTCCACATTGCCAAATGAGCAGACTGTCGGGATTACAACACGCATAAGAGAACTGTGCTCTGAGTTTAAATCGATTTTAAGAAACCTGGAAGTCGGCGATAAGGTTGCCTTATTTAAAATCCATTCCAATGTACCGCTGAAAAGAGAAGACAAAAATATTTATTTATTATCTTCCGGTGTAGGTCTTGCAACGTTCAGACCGCTTATACTTACTTATTCGGAACGTCCTGACAACATCATCAGCATTCATTCTCTTACGATTGATTCAACAAAAGACTACTTATTTACTGATGTCTTTGAATCTGCACCTGATAAAAATTTCACATCTCAGTATGTCGATAACCGAAAAGATTACTATGAAGAAGTGAAAAAGCTTGCTGCGGATCAGGACGGCCTATTTTATGTTGTCGGCAGCGATGAGTTTATTTTGCAAAACATCGACGTGCTGCAGGAACAAGGGATTCAACCGGGACAGATTGTCCTTGATAAACGCGAACGACAATTAGCTAATTTCTTCCCGGTAGCAGAAACTACAATTTAA